A single Garra rufa chromosome 9, GarRuf1.0, whole genome shotgun sequence DNA region contains:
- the LOC141342727 gene encoding uncharacterized protein, with product MQDLRLLVLSMLLYSASSATLKAEEKSQTLFFGEDFHILVPPGGADVTFRPSIVPGREKPLMSGGKVVDLRAKLNTVSSHLILENVGESDEGSYTITSNQNPEDVTRITLFVRDCSSEVIIRYGLDFHVSLHDISEPVRVGFRHSAVEANQTSLPADELLNTDGTAKENYQDRVEITSQKFTLRAVTGADEGSYTFSDSIGKVQKKICLNVKAHQIFVTLSYGGTLKINLHMNSSLARLQYTPESVKQKYTIMENGELNLPPHLELEGRLSVEDTLCILTDVKASDAGVFSVTDSQRFLVSDVHVEMEPYRLPKLYIAIIALVALLVLLLLVCLVSCLVKIRKRAAKARAIEEKIQNAGKVEGDAFRQVVKDACTHQNEEAPALSQKEDITEKSQSTEVSIKGLEVSTKEPSLQERNMETSDSGVGFNTTGLPLDSDTDVATAAIADSDVLSSSAATDVKAVPKQAPESKAAPSPPKPAPSSDLKPAPVVKSTAPPPPSPEPKPPVTPEPKMTISPPPETKPTLSPSPEPKQPVTPDPKPIPSPTPEPPKAVTPTPDAKPAVTPDAKPAVSPTPEPTPAKLGTPEQKPAVSPTPDPEPKPTTNGTPESKADIESEPSAHVSPGLDVKGTTPPKTPDTGKSSVKTPEIITSGGLDSASTNDSAPPSSTDGAATN from the exons ATGCAGGACCTGAGACTGCTCGTCTTAAGCATGCTGTTGTACTCAG CATCCTCTGCAACTCTGAAAG CCGAAGAAAAGTCTCAGACTCTGTTTTTTGGGGAAGACTTCCACATCCTCGTGCCGCCCGGTGGAGCTGACGTGACATTCAGGCCTTCGATTGTCCCGGGTCGTGAGAAGCCGCTGATGAGTGGTGGAAAGGTGGTGGATCTTCGTGCCAAACTCAACACTGTTTCGAGCCACCTGATCTTGGAGAATGTTGGAGAAAGTGATGAAGGAAGCTACACCATCACGTCTAACCAAAATCCGGAGGATGTCACTCGCATCACACTCTTTGTTAGAG ATTGCTCTAGTGAGGTCATCATTAGGTATGGCTTAGATTTTCATGTATCACTGCATGATATCTCAGAGCCAGTGCGTGTGGGCTTTCGCCACAGCGCTGTGGAGGCCAATCAGACATCACTGCCGGCTGATGAACTGCTGAATACTGATGGAACGGCCAAAGAGAATTACCAGGACCGGGTTGAGATCACTTCTCAAAAATTCACTTTGCGTGCTGTTACAGGAGCTGATGAGGGCAGTTACACCTTTAGTGATTCCATTGGGAAAGTCCAGAAGAAGATCTGCCTAAATGTGAAAG CACATCAGATATTTGTGACCCTTTCATACGGTGGCACTCTGAAAATAAACCTGCACATGAATAGCTCCTTAGCACGCCTGCAGTACACCCCTGAGTCTGTTAAACAGAAGTATACGATCATGGAGAATGGAGAGCTCAACCTGCCTCCTCACCTGGAGCTTGAGGGTCGTCTCTCTGTGGAGGATACTTTGTGTATTCTGACAGACGTGAAGGCCAGCGACGCCGGAGTTTTCAGTGTGACTGACAGTCAGAGATTCCTGGTGTCTGATGTTCACGTGGAGATGGAAC CATACAGGCTTCCTAAACTCTACATTGCCATCATTGCTCTGGTAGCATTGTTGGTGTTGCTGCTGTTGGTGTGCTTGGTGTCATGTTTGGTGAAGATACGCAAACGTGCAGCTAAGGCCAGAGCCATTGAGGAGAAAATCCAGAATGCAGGCAAAGTCGAGGGAGATGCCTTTAGACAG GTTGTGAAAGATGCCTGTACCCATCAGAATGAGGAAGCCCCGGCCCTCTCACAGAAGGAAGACATCACTGAGAAATCACAGAGCACAGAGGTCAGCATTAAG GGTTTGGAGGTGTCTACTAAAGAGCCAAGCCTTCAAGAGAGGAACATGGAGACCAGTGACTCTGGAGTAGGTTTTAATACCACTGGGCTCCCACTTGACAGTGACACTGATGTCGCAACAGCAGCCATAGCAGATTCAGATGTATTGAGTTCCTCTGCTGCCACTGATGTCAAAGCCGTTCCCAAACAAGCTCCAGAGTCAAAGGCAGCCCCCTCACCTCCAAAACCAGCACCATCTTCTGATCTGAAACCAGCACCCGTGGTCAAGTCAACAGCTCCTCCGCCACCTTCTCCCGAGCCCAAACCACCAGTAACACCTGAACCGAAAATGACCATCTCACCACCACCTGAAACAAAACCGACTTTAAGCCCATCACCAGAACCCAAGCAACCTGTGACACCTGATCCGAAACCAATTCCAAGTCCAACCCCTGAACCTCCAAAAGCAGTAACCCCAACTCCTGATGCAAAACCAGCCGTTACTCCAGATGCCAAACCAGCAGTGTCACCTACTCCTGAACCCACACCAGCTAAACTTGGCACTCCTGAACAGAAGCCCGCTGTGAGTCCCACACCTGATCCTGAGCCTAAACCAACCACAAATGGTACTCCCGAATCCAAGGCTGACATTGAGTCAGAGCCAAGCGCACATGTATCTCCTGGGCTGGATGTGAAGGGCACAACCCCTCCCAAAACCCCTGATACTGGGAAAAGCTCAGTCAAAACTCCTGAGATCATCACCAGTGGAGGTCTAGACTCGGCTTCCACCAATGACAGTGCACCACCTTCAAGCACTGATGGAGCTGCCACCAACTGA